From Fulvivirga lutea:
GCAACTATGGCTGAAAGTATGATGGAGCTACCCATTGTTATTGAAAACTGACGATAGAAAGTGCCCACCGGTCCCGGCATAAATGTGATAGGCAGAAACACAGAAACCATCACCAATGTGATAGCAATGATTGCACCGCTGATTTCGCCCATAACCTGTTTCACTGCTTTGTATGGTGAGATGTTTTTCTCTTCCATTTTGGCATGCACTGCCTCAACCACCACGATGGCATCGTCAACCACAATACCGATAGCCAACACCATGGCGAATAAGGTGATCAGGTTTATGGATAGGCCAAAAACCTGCAGGATAAAGAAAGTACCAATGAGTGAAACAGGAACCGCAATGATTGGAATGAGTGTTGATCGCCAATCGCCCAGAAAAACGAATACAACAAGTGCCACCAGAATAAATGCATCTCTTAAAGTGTGTGTCACCTGCTCGATAGATGCATCGAGGAAGTTGGACACGTCATAGCTTATCTTGTAATCCATGCCGGGGGGGAAGTATTCTTCCATTTCCGACAACTTTGCTTTTACATTGTCGATAACTTCGGTAGCGTTACTACCAACAGTTTGTTTTAAAACAATAGCCGCTGCCGGATAGCCATCCAAATTGGAATAGATATCAAAAAATTCACTGCCCAATTCAACTTCAGCTATGTCTCTGAGATGAATACTTTGCCCTTCTTCATTGGCTCGGATAATAATATCTTCGTATTGCTCTGGCTTGTTATATCGCTCTTTGTAGAAGAGTACGTATTCCAGTGATTGAGCTTGCTTTCCGGAAGCTTGACCCAAGCGACCCGGTCTACCGATGATGCTTTGCTCTTCCATAGCTTCCATCACCTCTTCAGCCGATATTTTGTAAGCCCGCATGCGATCGGGCTTCAACCAGATACGCATGGCGTACTGCCTACTGCCTAAAATCTGCGCTCTGGCAATCCCTTTAATCCGTTCAATTTCGGGGATCAGGTTAACGTTGGCGTAGTTGTACAAAAACTTCTCATCGGCATTTTTATCGGTGCTGTAGAGGTTAACATACATCAACATACTTGGCTGTATCGGTGTGATAATAACACCCTCACGTTGTACCAATGGCGGCAATAGTGGCATTACCTGATCAACTCTGGTTTTTACCTGAACTACTGCCTGATTTGGATCTGTACCGGGCTCGAAAATAACGCGAATGGTTGCTTCACCTGCACTGGTTGCATCCGAAGAGATGTAGCGCATACCCTGCACACCATTAATTGCTCTTTCTAGTGGAATTAGCGTGGAGTTAACCAACACCTCAGCGCTAGAACCGGGGTAGGCAATAAATATATTTACTGTGGTTGGTGCAATTTGCGGAAATTGTGATATCGGCAAATAATTGATCGCTAGTCCACCCGTAAAAAGCAATATGATGGAGGTAACAATCGCCAGAACAGGTCTGTGAATAATTCTACTTAAGTTCATTTCTAATAAGTTTTAGATGAAAAAATTACTCAGCATGGAGTTCCAGCTTTGCTAAAACCTCCTCCGGTTCCATGAAATTGGCAGCTATATGTTCGCCATCTTTCACTTTGCGTAATCCTTCAAGTAGAATTTTGTCAGATTCTTTCAACCCGCTTTTGACCACATAGAGATGGGTAAGCTCGGCACCAATTTCAATTTCTTTGGAATGAATAACATCATCATCACCAACTACAAAGACATAGCGTTTATCTAAGATTTCAAACGTTGCTTTTTGTGGGATTAACAATGCCTCTTTTAAAGGTGCATCGATTAACACATTACCTGTTTCGCCATGCCTTAAGAGCCCTTTCGGATTTGGAAATGTGGCTCGGAAAGAGATGTTTCCGGTTGCATTATCAAAGTCAGCTTCAATAGTTGTGACTTTACCTTCATAATCGAAAAACTTGTTGTTAGCCATCATTAACCTGGCTGATATAACGCTGTCTTTTGTTACCTTTTGGCGATAATCAAGGTATTCTGCCTCAGGCACATTGAAGTAAACCCACATTTCATGGTTATCTGATAAGGTGGTCAGCAATTCGCCTTCTTCAACCAAACTTCCTTGTCTAACATGAAAGTGGTCCATGATGCCATCAAATGGTGCACGAATTTGAGTGAAATCGAGGTGAACCTGAGCCAATGCCAGCTCGGCTTTAGCTTTGTCCAATTTGGCTTTAGCTAGTGCCAGCTCATTCGGAGCCACTACATTAGTTTCTGCTAGCCGCTTCGTGTTTTGGTATTCGATATCCGCGAAGTTTGCCTCGGCTTTGGCTCGCTGTAATTCTGCCTGATACAATCGAGGCATGATTTGGAACATCAACTGTCCCTTCTTGACAAACTGTCCTTCATCCACAAATATCTTCTCCAGATAGCCTTTTTCCAGCGCTCGAAGCTCGATGTGTTGAGTAGAGTGAATTTGACAAACATAGGTTTTAGTGATAAGTGTATCTTTTCTTATCGGACTGGTCACTAAATAAGTAGATTCCAGATGGTGATTTTCTTTATGGGAGTTGCAGCCAAATCCAATGATCACCATTGTAATGACTGCAAGAATGATATTCTTGTTATTCATTTTGAAATTATTGTTAATGAGAATTATTTTCTCAATTCACTTTGGATGAAACCAATAGTGAAATGCAAGTAAGGTGTGAGCTATCTTTTTATGATAGCTGGTGCATTAACAATGTATTCGAAGTTGACAGTTGAGTAAGAATAATTTAGGACTGTCAAATTTTGAAAGTGGGCTAAAAGAGTTACCTCTTTTTACTAAACCTGAGTGCAGCGAAAATTTCTCTGAAAAAGAAGCATGATGTAAGGGCCAGTGGTTGTCAGAATCAACTTCTTTCGATTCGGTGAGTTTATCCTCAATTGATTCTTCACCAGTCTTTTCTTTGGATTCAGTTTCTAGCTCAATTGCCAGTTTATCATCCTGCAAAAGATCATACCATATATAATCTGTAACTGCCAGCGTGAGCAGTAGCGATAATATGATATGAAAGATGTTTTTCTTCACTAATGCAAAGTTATAATTAATTATAACTCACACTATATACGCAGGATTTTTAAAAAGTCACCTGAATTTCAAATAAAAAAGCAGAAGAGATACAATGCCTCCTGCCTCATATAATCGTCAAAATGATCAGACTACCCTTCTAGACTACCTCCCACTGCAAATCACCAATATACTTATAGGCCACTTTACCCTCTGCATTCATAGCGAATAGGTAAATCCACTCGTTGTCACATAAATCTCTGATCGATTGATGTTTCTCCAGAATTTTACTCATCTCATCCACCGGAGCTTCAATAATTACATTCAATCGCTGTGGCTCGTGCTGATATTTCTGTCCATCAAAAACTGACTGTAGTGGCAGACCTACTCGCAAGTCGCCTGCAAACCCTTCAAACACACCAAGTCCGCCTACCACGTTGTGCAACGTTTTGTTACCTGACCCGAAGACTTTATTGTCAACCGTTGAAGCGTAGTACTGCAAATTGATCCAGCTAGTTACCACCATCGGGGCAGTCATGATCAATTCAAGTACACCAAACGTTTTGTCTTTCTTCCAATCATAACTGTGTAGGAATGCTTTTCCTCCAAAATCTACGCCCTGAGTACGTTCTCTGGGTGCCACAATAAAAGAAGAGCAACCTGCAAGACCCCATTCCGGTCTTACTTGCGACCAGTCTTTGCTTCTTGCAAATACTTGTTGTTCCACATTGCCTTCTTTCAGATTCATTCGTTGCCCACGCTCACTTCTAGCCGCAATTGCTGCCATTCGAAGATATTTCTTCAAGTGCGAAATCTCCTCATTATGTGATGCAGGTATAAGATCGATGTTAAATAATGTTACCTCATCTGTAGTAGTATCATGCTTGCAGGCAATGAACACAGTAGTCTCAGGAATTTCAATCCCTACATTTATTAGTGCCTTACGAACATCTGAATCATTGAGAACAGTAGCTGCAACTTTGGCATTGGCTTCACCGGTGTTCCCACCACAAGCACCACAATCAAGGCCTGTTGCGTGTGGATTATTTACTGTAGATGACCCGTGCCCGACAATCAGCACAGACTTCGAAAAATTCTCTGTGAGCGACATGGCTCGCAGTGTGTTTTCTGCCATTTTAATACGTTCTTCCAAAGGAATTCCATAAGCTCCAGTTACATCTTTGTTGGCCTCGAGACTCACCCTTTTCTTCTCCACTGTTTTGTCATCAAGACCTACCTGATCCGGATGTATAACAGGACGCGTTAAACCAAATGAGTTGGTGAACAACTTAGGTAAGAAAGAAAGTCCTATCGGGGAAACAAAGCTGAAACAGCTGACGGCCCCTGATTTAAAAGTACTCCACGCTTTTTGAACATGCTGTTTCAAGCTTCTATTGGCAATTATTTTAGCATCAACTTGTGCATCACCTGTGGTCTCTTTAATGGTGTGTGACGTATTGAGCAACACAGGGCAGTTGTTACTTCCATGCTCGTGGCCCATTTGTGTATACTTAACAGGGAAGGCAAAGAAACCTGCAAAGCCCATAGTGGCAATGTCAGGATCCAGTGCTTCCAGATTTCTTCTGTACAGCTCTGATCGCACATCAATGCAGAAGATAGCCTGTGCTCTGGGTGTTTTGGCTTCAATAGCACTTTTGCCATCTTTCGCGATTTTATTGATAATAGTGCGTTGGTTTGCAAGGTCAAAAGCATCTTGCAGAACCAGCTGATTTAACACTTGCTTATCTGCGCCCTCAACATGGTTGTAAGTTACAATTATGCTTTTGTTGACAGACCATTCGCTTTTAAGCTCATCGGATTTAATGAGCTCTAGCAGGCAATATTCCCAACTCAACAAGATGGTGATGAATTCTGAAGTGGCTCTACTTTCTTTGTTTCCGGCCAGATTCGCTTCAAAATCAATTCTGGCACAAAAACCTGCCCAACCGCTCATTGTCATGGCCAGTCTTTGCAAGTACAGTTCTAACGCATTTTCCGGTACCTTAAGTTTTTCAAGAATTGTCTTTGCTGCTTCCAGTGAGTTTTCAGGAAGGGTTTTTACCAGATTTTTAAATCCGGAAAGTCCCATAAGTTCAGTGCTGTAATCAACTTCAGCTTCCTCTTTCCAGGCAGTGTATAAGGAGTCTTGCTTCTTTGCTGTTTTCCATGTGGCCTGATTTTGATCGAAATAAGCTGCTGCCCAGTGTGATATTCGATCGATCATGAACCTCTTCCAGTCTTTACCTTTCAGGTTGCTGGCAAGGTCACCGACTGTCTTTACCTTAAATGCTTGATCATCAGTCTGCTCAAATAGTTGAGCCAGAAATTCATCGGCATTTATTCCCTGTTTATGCTTGTTCAGAGCATTTGCGATATCCTCTTTTGAAATTCTACCTTCTTCCAGAGCTTTCAGGTAAAATGATATGGGTAATGTTGGCTCTGCATCAGCGGTAATTTTTAGCTGCTGCATCACTTCACCAAAAGGGCGGTTTGCCATGCCCAGATAAGGGTTAACCGCAACGAAATTCTCCAACGACCAAAGCGGGGCAATTTTCGCTGAAGTGTTCTTAAGAAGTGATTCTACTTCTTTGATGTTTTGTTTTTCTGCTAATTGCATTATAATAATCGAATTAAGCTTATTGATTTGATATTGTTTGTGACTTGTAAATGAGTTCTCCATTCTCTTGAGCATACTCATTTACTCCCTCGTTGTTTTCTTCTGCCTCAACTGTAAGGTTCGCCCATTTGAATTTGTCGTTTTTCAAGGCACCAATCATCCTGTCGAAAATAACATTGGCATACAATCCATTTCTTAGGTGCACACCCAAGCGGTAGCCAAAACTTCCCGACTTTAGTGCCGGTGATATTAGTTGAATGAATACAACCGATCCGAAAAGAACCAAGGTGGTAATGATTACTCCTTTAATTAATAAGGAAGGTGCAGTATATACCGGTACCTGTGAGGCGAGTAATACGTGAGCCCCTTTTTCCAGACTAAAGAATGCCAGTGATACAATAAACACCATTACTCCTGATTGAAGGATGGCCGATAGACTGCCTTTAGAATCAATGGTTGTTACAATCAGCTGAGAAACGCCTAAGGCGATGATTGCACCTACTGCCATTAACGAAAACTCATTAACAGGATCAAGACCCCACCAGTAGCAGAACAAGGCATAGATGCCAAGTGAAAATATAACTCCAAGTAAAATTCTTGGAATACTTCCCAAGCGATTAGGCGTAACTACCTTTTTTGCCTTTACTACCTCTACAACACTGCCTGATGAAAGGAAAGAATTCGCCTTATAAAAAGAGTGCGCTACCAAGTGCAAAATTGCTGCGCTATAAACTCCAAACCCACACATCAACAAACTAAAGCCCATATGCGCAACACTGGAATATCCTAACGAAACTTTAATGGTTGGCTGCGTCAGATACACCACAGAAGCAAACAAGGCCGTAAACCCTGCGATGATGATCAACACCAAAGAAGCGGCCTCAGATAATTGCATTAAGAAGGCAAATCGTACCATTAAAAACGGACCGGCATTTAAAAGACCGGCATGCAACAGGGCCGAAACAGGTGTTGGTGTTTCTACTACCTCAATTAACCAGCCGTGTGTTGGGAACTGTGCCGATTTTAGTACCGCAGCGATCACCAATAAAACTGCTGCGGTTGTGAGGGTAGAATTAAGCGTGGTAAATGTTGCTAACTGGTCGAAGATTGACTGCAAATCTCCAGTGCCAAATTGAAAGAAGATAAGGGCGAATGCAATTCCTAGACAGATATCTCCAATTCTGGCTACTATGTATTTTTTTCTAGCCGCAGCAATTGCTTGCGGGCGAGTTCTGTAAAAGGTGAGTAAGTAGTGTAGGCAAACGCTGGTTATGATCCAGAAAATGAAAAGCTGAAACAAGTTTCCTGAAAGAACCAATAACTCTACTGAAGCAATGGTTGCTGCCAATCGGCTGACGAATATGTGATGTCTGCTATCCCCATCGAGGTAGTTGATGCTAAACTTCAATATGACAAAGGCTAGCAACGCAATCATGACAAATAGAGTCATACTTAAAGCATCCAGCCTGAGGGAAAATCCCAGGTCAGAAAACCCGAGCAAAACACTTTGTGTTGTTCCAAGATACCAGGTTAGGCAAGCACTGGTAACCGCAATTACAATGCCCAACCATCCAAATGATTCAATAACACCACGCTTTGGCTTGGCTACTTTAAGTAGGAGTATCAATGAAAGGGCATAGAGAATTAGTGGAGCAAGAGCTGGAAACAGAGATATTAAGTTCGTTTGCATGATATTGTGAATATTTTAATGCAAAGCAACTAATCTCAATTCATAAATGAAAATTAATAATTTATATGATAAACATAAATATTGTTTATGTTATAATATTCGTTTAAGGAATTTTAGAGCTAGACTCTAATCAATATCAGGAACTAATCCTGCTCTGAATTCGTACTTAAGCTGATCAAAGTCAGTTTTTAATAAATGATAACTTGGTACATTTAACTCGTTGAAAAGGCTCGCTAAGATATTGCTCTTCATACCTGTTATGCTTCTTATGCTGCATACGTTGGTTCAGCATAAGCATGTGGTAGTTAATGATGGTAGTCCTTACATTCAAAGCTGCCAGCATGAAGTAGATTTTTTTGGTTTAATAAGACATGCCTTTGAAATTGACGAACGTCAAAATCATTTAGAAGAATTTGAAGTAGCTCAGTTCGAAAATATACAATTTGAAAATGCGGCAGTAGTCATAGCATTATTTTCCATTGTTAATGTTTCTTCAGATTATATCAAAGCATGGCCTGAATACAGCGTGTCTTTACCAACAGATTTTTACATTCCTAATTTAAGCTTCCGTGGTCCGCCCACGCAATCCTAATCTCGCCATTAGTTGATTAATTAAAGCTTAAATCTTACTCACATGTTAAATAAAATCATTGGCCTTAGTCTGGCCAATAAATTAATCGTACTCCTATTTGTACTTTTTCTAATCGTATTTGGCAGTTTTTCATTGTCAAAAATACCAATAGGTGCTGTACCGGATGTAACCAACAACCAAGTGCAGGTAATCACAACATCCAGAGACCTCTCTACACAGGATGTAGAGCAGTTTATTACCAGTCAGATTGAAATGGAACTGGTGAATATTTCTGGAGTGAAAGAGCTCAGATCCGTTTCAAAATTTGGGTTGTCTGTCGTTACTGTGGTTTTTGAAGATGACATGGGCACCTACCTGCCCCGGCAATTAATTGCTGAAAAACTCAAATCGGCCTCAGAAAAAATTCCTGATGGATTTGGGGTTCCTCAAATGGGACCAATTACAACAGGGCTGGGAGAAATCTATCAGTATGTGTTGGAGGTCGATCCTGCCTATAAGGATAAATACTCCACGATGGATCTTCGGACATTGCAGGATTGGGTAATAAAACGCCAGCTTTCAGGTATTGAAGGTGTGGTTGAAATAAATACATGGGGTGGTTTTTTAAAGCAATATGAGGTGCAAATCGACCCATTAAGATTAAGAAGCTTGAACCTCGATCTTCATAGTGTTTATACTGCGCTCAACACCAACAATAATATTGCAGGAGGTGGATATATTGAAAAAGCAAGCCGGGTCTATTTCATTCGTGGTGAGGGACTAACGAAGAATATTGATGACATCAAAAACATTGTAGTTACTCAGCGTGGGGGCATTCCAGTGTATATCAAAGATATTGCTGAGGTAGGTCTTGGACATGCTACTCGCTTTGGTGCTGTTACAGGCAATGGAGAAGGAGAGAAAGTTTTGGGTCAGGTAATGATGCTGAAAGATGCCAATTCCAAAGC
This genomic window contains:
- a CDS encoding YbcC family protein produces the protein MQLAEKQNIKEVESLLKNTSAKIAPLWSLENFVAVNPYLGMANRPFGEVMQQLKITADAEPTLPISFYLKALEEGRISKEDIANALNKHKQGINADEFLAQLFEQTDDQAFKVKTVGDLASNLKGKDWKRFMIDRISHWAAAYFDQNQATWKTAKKQDSLYTAWKEEAEVDYSTELMGLSGFKNLVKTLPENSLEAAKTILEKLKVPENALELYLQRLAMTMSGWAGFCARIDFEANLAGNKESRATSEFITILLSWEYCLLELIKSDELKSEWSVNKSIIVTYNHVEGADKQVLNQLVLQDAFDLANQRTIINKIAKDGKSAIEAKTPRAQAIFCIDVRSELYRRNLEALDPDIATMGFAGFFAFPVKYTQMGHEHGSNNCPVLLNTSHTIKETTGDAQVDAKIIANRSLKQHVQKAWSTFKSGAVSCFSFVSPIGLSFLPKLFTNSFGLTRPVIHPDQVGLDDKTVEKKRVSLEANKDVTGAYGIPLEERIKMAENTLRAMSLTENFSKSVLIVGHGSSTVNNPHATGLDCGACGGNTGEANAKVAATVLNDSDVRKALINVGIEIPETTVFIACKHDTTTDEVTLFNIDLIPASHNEEISHLKKYLRMAAIAARSERGQRMNLKEGNVEQQVFARSKDWSQVRPEWGLAGCSSFIVAPRERTQGVDFGGKAFLHSYDWKKDKTFGVLELIMTAPMVVTSWINLQYYASTVDNKVFGSGNKTLHNVVGGLGVFEGFAGDLRVGLPLQSVFDGQKYQHEPQRLNVIIEAPVDEMSKILEKHQSIRDLCDNEWIYLFAMNAEGKVAYKYIGDLQWEVV
- a CDS encoding efflux RND transporter periplasmic adaptor subunit, yielding MNNKNIILAVITMVIIGFGCNSHKENHHLESTYLVTSPIRKDTLITKTYVCQIHSTQHIELRALEKGYLEKIFVDEGQFVKKGQLMFQIMPRLYQAELQRAKAEANFADIEYQNTKRLAETNVVAPNELALAKAKLDKAKAELALAQVHLDFTQIRAPFDGIMDHFHVRQGSLVEEGELLTTLSDNHEMWVYFNVPEAEYLDYRQKVTKDSVISARLMMANNKFFDYEGKVTTIEADFDNATGNISFRATFPNPKGLLRHGETGNVLIDAPLKEALLIPQKATFEILDKRYVFVVGDDDVIHSKEIEIGAELTHLYVVKSGLKESDKILLEGLRKVKDGEHIAANFMEPEEVLAKLELHAE
- a CDS encoding proton-conducting transporter transmembrane domain-containing protein; the encoded protein is MQTNLISLFPALAPLILYALSLILLLKVAKPKRGVIESFGWLGIVIAVTSACLTWYLGTTQSVLLGFSDLGFSLRLDALSMTLFVMIALLAFVILKFSINYLDGDSRHHIFVSRLAATIASVELLVLSGNLFQLFIFWIITSVCLHYLLTFYRTRPQAIAAARKKYIVARIGDICLGIAFALIFFQFGTGDLQSIFDQLATFTTLNSTLTTAAVLLVIAAVLKSAQFPTHGWLIEVVETPTPVSALLHAGLLNAGPFLMVRFAFLMQLSEAASLVLIIIAGFTALFASVVYLTQPTIKVSLGYSSVAHMGFSLLMCGFGVYSAAILHLVAHSFYKANSFLSSGSVVEVVKAKKVVTPNRLGSIPRILLGVIFSLGIYALFCYWWGLDPVNEFSLMAVGAIIALGVSQLIVTTIDSKGSLSAILQSGVMVFIVSLAFFSLEKGAHVLLASQVPVYTAPSLLIKGVIITTLVLFGSVVFIQLISPALKSGSFGYRLGVHLRNGLYANVIFDRMIGALKNDKFKWANLTVEAEENNEGVNEYAQENGELIYKSQTISNQ